A window from Alkalicoccobacillus plakortidis encodes these proteins:
- a CDS encoding YtxH domain-containing protein, with amino-acid sequence MGDINTKDFLIGSLIGGIVGATTALFLAPKSGKELRNDLGEQAQIAKAKTSEITSTAYDKGNEWATIAKEKSSNIAKTVSEQSNQVADKVKEVAGSVKTEADIAKENVSALTDDLTSEIKESGSKVSETVKSEVDDLEKKVEQEKNKL; translated from the coding sequence ATGGGAGACATTAATACTAAAGATTTTCTAATCGGATCATTAATTGGGGGGATAGTAGGTGCCACAACGGCATTGTTCTTGGCACCGAAATCTGGGAAAGAACTTCGTAATGATCTTGGAGAGCAAGCTCAAATAGCAAAGGCTAAAACTTCAGAAATCACATCAACTGCTTATGATAAAGGAAATGAATGGGCTACAATTGCAAAAGAGAAGTCTTCAAACATTGCTAAAACAGTTTCTGAACAATCTAATCAAGTTGCAGATAAAGTGAAGGAAGTTGCAGGTAGTGTAAAAACTGAAGCTGATATTGCAAAAGAAAATGTATCTGCTCTTACTGATGATTTAACAAGTGAAATAAAAGAATCTGGATCAAAGGTGTCAGAAACGGTTAAATCCGAAGTTGATGACTTAGAGAAAAAAGTAGAACAAGAGAAAAATAAATTATAA
- a CDS encoding DUF948 domain-containing protein: MDWAILLYISALIAAVAFAVLVIFLVRTLRSANRTLEHTANTVANLEKQLNGITSETEQLLHKTNQLADDIQQKTESVNTLFTSVKDLGQSVTQFNQSIRQVSNTVSSHTVDQSENIAKAVNWGTTALDLYTKFKLRKQHLNEPIKTQGGN, encoded by the coding sequence ATGGATTGGGCAATACTCTTGTACATAAGTGCCCTGATAGCAGCCGTGGCATTTGCAGTTTTAGTAATTTTTCTTGTTCGAACGTTGCGATCAGCCAATCGTACGCTGGAACATACGGCGAACACTGTTGCCAATTTAGAGAAACAATTAAATGGTATAACAAGTGAGACAGAGCAATTACTTCATAAGACGAACCAACTAGCTGATGATATTCAGCAAAAGACAGAGTCAGTGAATACATTATTCACCTCTGTGAAAGATTTAGGTCAATCTGTTACGCAGTTTAATCAATCAATTAGACAGGTTTCAAACACCGTATCTAGTCATACGGTTGATCAATCAGAGAATATTGCTAAAGCTGTAAATTGGGGGACAACTGCCCTTGATTTGTATACAAAGTTTAAGCTTAGAAAGCAGCACCTCAACGAACCAATTAAAACACAAGGAGGAAATTAA
- the murC gene encoding UDP-N-acetylmuramate--L-alanine ligase — MSNFHFVGIKGSGMSALAQILHDMNYNVQGSDVDKTFFTQKPLEKKGIPLLPFDKANIKENQQIIVSAAYNDDHVELQEAAQKGIEVEKYPSFLGRFINQFTSVAVTGSHGKTSTTGLLSHVLGSVYPVSYLIGDGTGKGEEDSKYFVFEACEYRRHFLNYNPDYCVMTNIDFDHPDYFKDVQDVFNAFQEMAKQVNKAIIACGDDEYLQSIHANVPVVYYGFKDHNDFQAHNVISGEHGTTFDVFVRNSLYGTFTIPGFGNHSVLNALAVIAICHYEGVSAEDLAAHLQTFDGVKRRFSEQHVGTQILIDDYAHHPTEIAVTIEAARKKYADREVVAIFQPHTFTRTKTFLDEFAEALSKADSVYLCDIFGSAREDKGSLTIGHLQDLIPHSEVLSEQEVSVLAKHTNGVLLFMGAGDIQKFQKNYENLVKQ; from the coding sequence ATGAGCAATTTTCATTTTGTTGGAATAAAAGGATCAGGTATGAGTGCACTTGCTCAAATACTGCATGATATGAACTATAATGTACAAGGATCAGATGTAGATAAAACGTTTTTTACACAAAAACCTCTTGAGAAAAAAGGGATTCCACTTTTACCTTTTGACAAAGCGAATATAAAAGAAAACCAGCAAATTATTGTATCAGCTGCTTATAACGACGATCATGTTGAACTCCAAGAAGCTGCACAAAAAGGAATAGAAGTAGAAAAATACCCTTCTTTCCTTGGTCGATTTATTAATCAATTTACAAGTGTGGCCGTTACAGGTTCTCATGGAAAAACGTCTACTACTGGATTACTTTCACATGTACTCGGTTCTGTTTATCCAGTCTCGTATCTAATTGGAGATGGAACTGGAAAAGGAGAAGAAGACTCAAAGTACTTTGTGTTTGAAGCGTGTGAATATCGCCGTCATTTTTTGAATTACAATCCTGATTATTGTGTGATGACAAACATTGATTTTGATCACCCTGATTATTTTAAAGATGTTCAGGATGTATTTAATGCGTTTCAAGAAATGGCAAAGCAAGTAAACAAAGCCATTATTGCTTGTGGAGACGATGAATATCTGCAAAGTATTCACGCAAATGTACCAGTTGTTTATTATGGCTTTAAGGATCATAATGATTTCCAAGCCCATAACGTCATCAGTGGTGAACATGGAACAACTTTTGATGTATTTGTGCGCAACAGCCTTTATGGAACGTTTACGATACCTGGATTCGGTAATCACAGTGTATTAAATGCCCTTGCTGTGATTGCGATATGTCATTACGAAGGAGTATCTGCTGAAGATCTCGCAGCACACCTTCAAACTTTTGATGGAGTGAAACGTCGTTTTAGCGAACAACACGTTGGAACTCAAATCTTAATTGATGACTACGCCCATCACCCAACAGAAATTGCCGTTACAATCGAGGCAGCTAGAAAAAAATATGCCGATCGAGAAGTGGTTGCCATTTTTCAACCACACACCTTTACTCGTACGAAAACATTCCTAGATGAATTTGCTGAAGCCTTATCAAAAGCAGACTCTGTTTATCTTTGTGATATTTTTGGGTCAGCTAGAGAAGATAAGGGAAGCCTAACAATTGGTCATCTTCAGGATTTGATTCCTCATTCTGAGGTTCTTTCAGAGCAAGAAGTATCTGTTTTAGCTAAACACACAAACGGTGTTCTCTTATTTATGGGAGCCGGAGATATTCAGAAGTTCCAAAAGAACTATGAAAATTTAGTGAAGCAGTAA
- a CDS encoding DNA translocase FtsK, translating into MEPLQRFQKWIQQTLFGSEEKQGETKVEASKQVQQPKQIDKRKSVHTYPSYQEPSDSAPRITYQYAKSNGIRYSDEIEEQAKEMMQDRKIDEVTSEKTNEDKQPEKPNQSNRLSKSTTTEETKKERVKFNNPDFKPTAIPSPIHGFRKVLPSQRTQLTLHKQESGSNSVDETKNSNEWTRDRQKEHNRKLENDVLQKLRKASPVPPVPEFIETNEKNTVDTVEAALHVEEVEQTQQLETHDVKGEATALSETYELNKAKPVQQVENEVHNNSAEFVLIEHEAEQAETEQEEQVDEIQETEDQLTETVETEVQTEEISNPNEPVFIEQESVQAEAEQEEQVEEVQERKDQLTETVETEVQTEEISNPPESVLIEQESVQAESEQVEQVDEIQETEDQLLETVETEVQTEEISNPPESVFTEQEPVETEAEQEEQVEEIQNTEEQLIEQNEDVSIVEEDPPFYEEEIIEEVNVQQDIPQQNEAIKTKPKNKPSVPFNVLMMPKDKKAATSTVQSKKIQSGYKKPGIQLLRFPEAKRATDTEWLDQQAVLLEETLQSFHVDAKVVHTTMGPSVTRYEIQPARGVKVNKVTNLSDDIKMALSAKEIRIEAPIPGKNTIGIEVPNLHPEAVWLREILRRDVFIQPSSPMTVALGLDISGQPIVTDLRKMPHGLVAGATGSGKSVCINSILISLLYKASPDEVKLLLVDPKMVELAPYNDVPHLVAPVITDAKQATIALKWVVGEMERRYEQFSQKGVRDVSRYNELYSEDPDKPAMPYILVVIDELADLMMVSPQEVEDSICRIAQKARACGIHLLVATQRPSVDVITGLIKANIPTRIAFSVSSQTDSRTILDMNGAERLLGRGDMLFNENGSPKPVRVQGTFVTDEEIEDVIAYVKKQRKPEFLLDTEQLQKTFEQSEQEDDLFEEACYHVINQGNASASNLQRRFRIGYNRAARLIDMLEARGVITGAMGSKPRQVLIDEMSVDKVLGYTD; encoded by the coding sequence ATGGAACCCCTACAACGTTTTCAAAAGTGGATCCAACAAACGTTATTTGGATCTGAAGAAAAACAAGGTGAAACAAAGGTAGAGGCATCAAAACAAGTTCAACAACCAAAACAAATAGATAAACGAAAGTCAGTCCATACATATCCTTCATATCAGGAGCCATCTGATAGCGCACCAAGAATTACGTATCAATATGCAAAGTCAAATGGGATCCGGTATTCAGACGAGATTGAAGAACAAGCCAAAGAAATGATGCAAGACCGTAAGATAGACGAAGTGACTTCTGAAAAAACAAATGAGGATAAACAACCCGAAAAACCAAATCAATCGAATCGTTTGTCTAAATCAACAACGACTGAAGAAACAAAAAAAGAACGTGTTAAATTTAATAATCCAGATTTCAAACCAACAGCCATTCCATCTCCTATCCATGGATTCCGAAAAGTACTGCCTAGTCAGCGTACCCAGTTAACACTTCATAAACAGGAGAGTGGATCCAATTCAGTAGACGAGACAAAGAACTCGAATGAATGGACGAGAGATAGACAGAAGGAGCATAACAGAAAGTTAGAAAACGATGTGCTGCAAAAATTACGAAAAGCAAGTCCTGTTCCTCCTGTACCTGAATTTATTGAAACCAATGAAAAGAATACTGTAGATACAGTAGAGGCTGCCCTACATGTGGAGGAAGTCGAGCAGACACAGCAATTAGAGACTCATGATGTTAAAGGAGAAGCTACTGCTCTATCAGAAACATATGAACTCAATAAAGCTAAACCAGTTCAACAAGTGGAGAATGAGGTACACAATAACTCGGCTGAATTTGTATTGATAGAACATGAAGCAGAGCAGGCTGAAACTGAGCAAGAAGAGCAAGTGGATGAGATTCAAGAGACGGAAGATCAATTAACAGAGACGGTAGAGACTGAGGTACAAACCGAAGAAATAAGTAACCCGAATGAACCTGTTTTCATAGAACAAGAATCAGTACAGGCTGAAGCCGAGCAAGAAGAGCAAGTGGAAGAGGTTCAAGAGAGGAAAGATCAATTAACAGAGACGGTAGAAACAGAGGTACAAACCGAAGAAATAAGTAATCCGCCTGAATCTGTATTGATAGAACAAGAATCAGTGCAGGCTGAATCTGAGCAAGTAGAGCAAGTGGATGAGATTCAAGAGACGGAAGATCAATTATTAGAGACGGTAGAGACTGAGGTACAAACCGAAGAAATAAGTAATCCTCCTGAATCTGTTTTCACAGAACAAGAACCAGTGGAGACCGAAGCTGAGCAAGAAGAGCAAGTAGAAGAAATACAAAACACGGAAGAACAATTGATTGAGCAAAATGAGGATGTGTCAATAGTTGAAGAGGACCCGCCCTTCTATGAAGAAGAAATCATTGAAGAGGTTAATGTTCAACAGGATATACCGCAACAGAATGAAGCAATCAAAACTAAACCTAAAAACAAACCATCTGTACCATTTAATGTTTTAATGATGCCAAAGGATAAAAAGGCGGCAACATCTACAGTACAAAGTAAAAAGATACAATCTGGTTATAAAAAACCGGGTATTCAGTTGTTACGTTTTCCAGAAGCAAAACGAGCTACAGATACAGAGTGGTTAGATCAACAAGCTGTTCTACTTGAGGAAACCTTACAAAGTTTCCATGTAGACGCAAAGGTTGTTCACACAACCATGGGGCCATCCGTGACTAGATATGAGATCCAACCTGCTCGGGGAGTAAAGGTTAATAAGGTCACTAATTTAAGCGATGATATCAAAATGGCATTATCAGCGAAAGAAATTAGAATTGAGGCACCGATACCTGGCAAAAACACGATTGGCATTGAAGTGCCGAATTTACACCCTGAGGCAGTGTGGCTCAGAGAAATATTAAGACGAGATGTATTCATTCAACCAAGTTCACCAATGACTGTTGCTTTAGGCTTAGATATTTCGGGACAGCCGATTGTAACGGACTTGAGAAAAATGCCTCATGGACTTGTTGCGGGAGCGACGGGTTCTGGTAAAAGTGTGTGCATAAACTCAATCTTAATCAGCCTTCTGTATAAAGCAAGTCCAGATGAAGTAAAGCTTCTACTGGTTGACCCGAAAATGGTAGAGCTTGCACCGTACAATGATGTGCCACACCTTGTTGCACCAGTTATTACTGATGCAAAACAGGCAACCATCGCGTTAAAATGGGTTGTGGGTGAGATGGAACGTCGATATGAACAATTTAGTCAAAAAGGTGTTCGTGATGTAAGTCGTTATAACGAACTATATTCAGAGGATCCTGACAAACCGGCGATGCCATATATCCTTGTGGTGATTGATGAGCTTGCTGACTTAATGATGGTTTCTCCACAAGAGGTGGAAGACTCGATTTGCCGGATTGCCCAAAAAGCACGAGCATGTGGCATTCATTTGTTAGTCGCCACTCAACGTCCTTCTGTTGATGTGATAACCGGATTAATCAAAGCGAACATCCCAACTAGAATCGCATTCTCGGTCTCTTCACAAACAGATTCCAGAACAATTCTTGACATGAATGGTGCCGAGCGACTTCTTGGACGAGGAGATATGTTATTTAACGAAAATGGATCACCTAAACCTGTTCGTGTTCAAGGAACGTTTGTTACAGATGAAGAAATTGAAGATGTTATTGCCTATGTGAAAAAACAGCGTAAGCCAGAGTTTTTACTTGATACTGAACAATTGCAAAAAACATTTGAACAGTCAGAGCAAGAGGATGACCTTTTTGAAGAGGCTTGTTATCATGTTATTAATCAAGGAAATGCCTCTGCGTCTAATTTACAGAGACGGTTTCGGATCGGCTATAACCGTGCAGCAAGATTAATTGACATGCTGGAAGCCCGTGGTGTGATTACTGGGGCAATGGGTAGCAAACCGAGGCAGGTTCTGATTGATGAGATGTCTGTTGATAAGGTTCTTGGATACACTGACTAA
- the ytpR gene encoding YtpR family tRNA-binding protein encodes MNLFYNLKGIGDTLLISLSHNEVTEQAYERKGNVARIYDVTTKQTIGYNVFEASSYGELTESGVVELTDSVKELINKAFAKEEMKFNFDKSDKPSFVIGYVNSKEKHPNADKLNICQVDVGSETLQIVCGAPNVEAGQKVVVALVGAVMPSGLLIKEASLRGVESNGMICSAKELNLPDAPEEKGILVLDDSVEVGSAFTR; translated from the coding sequence ATGAATCTATTTTATAATCTCAAAGGAATAGGCGACACATTGCTCATTTCTCTTTCACATAATGAAGTAACAGAGCAGGCTTATGAGCGTAAAGGTAATGTAGCTAGAATCTATGATGTTACGACTAAACAAACGATTGGGTACAATGTGTTTGAAGCCTCATCATATGGAGAGCTAACAGAGTCAGGAGTAGTAGAACTAACAGACTCGGTAAAAGAACTAATAAATAAAGCATTTGCTAAAGAAGAAATGAAATTTAACTTTGATAAATCTGATAAGCCTTCATTTGTTATAGGCTATGTCAACTCAAAAGAAAAGCACCCAAATGCTGATAAGTTAAATATATGTCAGGTGGATGTTGGTAGTGAAACACTTCAAATTGTGTGCGGTGCTCCTAACGTAGAGGCTGGCCAAAAAGTAGTAGTAGCTTTAGTTGGCGCTGTGATGCCAAGTGGATTGTTAATTAAAGAGGCATCTTTACGTGGAGTGGAGTCAAATGGAATGATTTGTTCTGCAAAAGAACTAAACCTTCCAGATGCACCAGAAGAAAAGGGAATTCTTGTCCTTGATGATTCAGTTGAAGTAGGCAGTGCATTTACACGATAA
- a CDS encoding DUF1444 domain-containing protein, giving the protein MIESLEEHNGTAIRFSGRKIHMNMQEFRKKIESQLERPDWRIKYDQKEATLRIEDTSNNKGVTLSLRPLLAKWEREDYTGVEEAVRYVRVGLESMRQKVELVGNESSIFPVIRAASFPEESADGKKLVFHEHTAETRVYYALDLGQSYTLIDYALLEENGFTADSLRETALFNVRSLPQPFKQQEVAGNTFYFMNAKDGYEASRILDQSLIERMGKKVHGELGIAIPHQDALMFVDLVNDTGYDVMAQTALTFFGQGRVPVTALPFLMKDGELEPVFIMAQKKPKGPSN; this is encoded by the coding sequence ATGATAGAATCTTTAGAAGAACACAACGGAACGGCTATTCGTTTCTCAGGAAGGAAGATTCATATGAACATGCAGGAATTTAGAAAAAAAATAGAATCTCAGCTTGAGCGCCCTGATTGGCGTATAAAATACGATCAAAAAGAAGCAACATTACGTATTGAAGATACAAGTAATAATAAGGGTGTCACCTTATCTTTGCGACCGTTGCTTGCGAAGTGGGAACGTGAAGATTATACCGGAGTTGAGGAAGCGGTTCGCTATGTACGAGTAGGGCTTGAGTCTATGCGACAAAAAGTGGAGCTTGTAGGTAATGAAAGTAGCATCTTTCCAGTTATCCGGGCTGCTTCATTTCCTGAAGAGTCAGCAGATGGAAAAAAGCTTGTTTTTCATGAACACACGGCAGAAACCCGTGTATATTACGCCTTAGATTTAGGTCAGTCGTATACACTAATTGATTATGCGTTACTTGAGGAGAATGGCTTCACAGCTGACTCATTAAGAGAAACGGCTTTATTTAATGTGCGCTCTTTGCCACAGCCGTTTAAGCAGCAAGAAGTTGCAGGGAATACCTTTTATTTCATGAACGCAAAGGATGGATATGAAGCTAGTCGTATACTTGACCAGTCATTAATCGAGCGTATGGGTAAAAAGGTGCATGGCGAACTAGGTATAGCGATTCCTCATCAAGATGCATTAATGTTTGTTGATCTTGTAAATGATACAGGCTATGATGTTATGGCACAAACGGCGTTGACGTTTTTTGGACAAGGAAGAGTACCGGTTACTGCCCTGCCTTTTTTGATGAAAGACGGAGAGCTTGAGCCAGTATTTATTATGGCGCAAAAAAAACCTAAAGGCCCATCTAATTAA
- a CDS encoding thioredoxin family protein encodes MEHVKDLEHFKQISEKETAVFMFSADWCPDCRVIEPILPRIEADFPTFNFYYVDRDQFIDLCGELSIFGIPSFLAYANGAEVSRFVSKDRKTQEEIEQFLSEAEAKSV; translated from the coding sequence ATGGAACATGTTAAAGACTTAGAACACTTCAAACAAATTAGTGAAAAAGAGACAGCGGTATTTATGTTTTCTGCTGACTGGTGCCCTGATTGCCGTGTGATTGAACCAATTCTTCCTAGAATTGAAGCAGATTTCCCGACATTTAATTTTTATTACGTGGATCGCGATCAGTTTATTGATCTTTGTGGAGAGCTAAGCATTTTTGGAATCCCAAGCTTTTTAGCCTATGCAAATGGTGCGGAAGTAAGTCGTTTTGTTAGTAAGGATCGCAAAACACAAGAAGAAATTGAACAGTTCTTATCAGAAGCAGAAGCGAAAAGTGTATAA
- a CDS encoding PTS transporter subunit IIC: MNAFLKKKGVHIHWRVYLIDAMGQMAIGFFATLIIGLIISTAGEQFGFPSFIRVGELAMGMMGPAIGAAVALGLKAPRLVVLSAVVAGAAGAEFGGVSGSFVASVIAVELGKLISGETKMDIILVPLVTVVSGYLTAMFAGPGVQTTMTTLGKAMMWAGEQQPFLMCILVAILMGLVITGPTSSAALAMVLELEGPIAGAATIGCAAQMVGFALSGYRDNGFSGLIPLGMGTSMLQLPNVVKKPIIIIPPLLAGAILAPIGVIMFGITNIPAGAGMGTSGLVGPIMTFRDMGFTTSSVTAVLLFYFIAPALLSLLFSESMRKMGYIRDGDMKIYTLSKES; encoded by the coding sequence ATGAACGCTTTTTTAAAGAAAAAAGGAGTACATATTCATTGGCGCGTATATCTAATAGATGCTATGGGCCAGATGGCAATTGGATTTTTTGCAACCTTAATTATTGGACTTATTATTAGTACTGCGGGAGAGCAATTTGGTTTTCCGAGTTTTATTCGTGTTGGAGAATTAGCGATGGGAATGATGGGTCCAGCTATTGGTGCGGCTGTTGCACTTGGATTAAAAGCACCAAGGCTTGTTGTGCTATCTGCTGTGGTAGCCGGTGCGGCGGGTGCTGAATTTGGAGGTGTTTCAGGAAGTTTTGTGGCCTCAGTTATTGCTGTTGAACTAGGCAAGCTTATTAGTGGGGAAACAAAGATGGACATTATTTTAGTTCCATTAGTTACTGTCGTAAGTGGATACCTTACAGCAATGTTTGCAGGACCTGGCGTTCAAACAACTATGACCACTCTAGGAAAAGCGATGATGTGGGCAGGTGAGCAACAGCCATTCCTAATGTGTATATTAGTAGCTATTCTAATGGGATTAGTAATCACTGGACCAACTTCAAGCGCAGCACTTGCCATGGTCTTAGAACTTGAAGGACCAATTGCTGGAGCGGCGACTATTGGATGTGCTGCACAAATGGTAGGATTTGCTCTTAGTGGCTATCGGGATAATGGATTTTCTGGGCTTATTCCACTTGGAATGGGAACGTCGATGTTACAGCTACCGAACGTTGTGAAAAAACCGATCATTATTATTCCTCCTCTACTTGCAGGTGCCATATTAGCACCAATTGGCGTCATTATGTTTGGTATCACCAATATCCCTGCTGGTGCTGGAATGGGCACAAGCGGCCTAGTTGGACCGATCATGACTTTTCGAGATATGGGCTTTACTACATCTAGCGTAACGGCTGTTTTACTCTTTTATTTTATTGCTCCAGCCTTACTCAGTTTACTTTTCTCGGAATCAATGAGGAAAATGGGTTATATTAGAGATGGAGATATGAAAATCTACACTTTATCAAAAGAAAGCTGA
- a CDS encoding YtoQ family protein, whose translation MELSVYLAGEIHSSWRKELKALASELPVTFYNPMENHERSDSIGEEILGEQPNAILKDEAASSINNLRTQILLQKSDVVIALFGESYKQWNTAMDAATAITLGKPLILIRPEKLHHALKELSNKAQVVVETPEQAVAALSYIFES comes from the coding sequence ATGGAATTATCAGTCTATCTTGCAGGAGAAATTCATAGTTCTTGGAGGAAAGAATTAAAAGCGCTTGCCTCGGAGTTGCCGGTTACATTTTATAATCCAATGGAAAATCATGAACGCTCGGATTCAATCGGAGAAGAAATACTCGGAGAACAACCTAATGCAATATTAAAAGATGAGGCTGCATCTAGCATTAACAACCTACGAACTCAAATTCTATTGCAAAAATCAGATGTAGTCATTGCTTTATTTGGCGAGTCGTACAAGCAGTGGAATACAGCGATGGATGCAGCAACTGCCATCACTCTCGGAAAACCACTGATCTTAATTCGTCCAGAAAAACTACACCATGCCCTAAAAGAGTTATCAAATAAAGCTCAAGTTGTCGTTGAAACACCTGAACAAGCAGTTGCAGCACTTTCTTATATTTTTGAAAGCTAA
- a CDS encoding DUF84 family protein — MSGTSSIKAVIAIGTKNPAKVHAVQDTLLSEPVEFVSVEAPSGVSCQPYSDEETRQGAINRAKAALAETGADLGFGLEGGVSETDSGSLLLCNWGALVDTKGRVWEASGLRIPVPSDVSIALSRGQELGTIMNARTNEEGTSKREGAVGSFTANWVTRKEMFSHIVKALYGQYLITKD; from the coding sequence ATGAGTGGAACCTCGTCAATTAAAGCAGTTATAGCTATTGGTACAAAAAATCCAGCCAAAGTTCATGCAGTTCAAGATACATTACTTAGTGAGCCGGTTGAATTTGTCTCAGTTGAAGCGCCATCTGGAGTTAGCTGTCAGCCTTATTCTGATGAAGAAACGAGACAAGGTGCCATAAATCGCGCAAAAGCAGCTTTAGCTGAAACAGGTGCAGATTTAGGTTTTGGACTAGAAGGTGGAGTGAGCGAGACAGATTCTGGTTCCTTGCTGTTGTGTAATTGGGGAGCGCTTGTCGATACAAAAGGCCGTGTGTGGGAAGCAAGTGGACTAAGGATTCCAGTGCCGTCTGATGTCAGCATAGCGCTCTCAAGGGGACAAGAGCTTGGAACGATTATGAATGCTCGTACAAACGAAGAGGGGACCAGTAAAAGAGAAGGAGCTGTAGGGTCGTTTACAGCAAACTGGGTGACCCGTAAAGAGATGTTTAGCCATATTGTTAAAGCACTTTATGGGCAATATTTGATAACAAAAGATTGA
- a CDS encoding M42 family metallopeptidase: MNQETLALFKTLTELQGASGFEHEVRGFVRKELSKYTEEIVQDRLGSIFGVQRGDENGPTVMVAGHMDEVGFMVTSINDKGLIKFQTLGGWWSQVLLAQRVQIMTDNGPVIGVIGSTPPHLLEESQRNKPMPLKQMYIDIGADDKEEAIKLGITPGQQIVPVSEFTPLANPKKILAKAWDNRYGVGLAIELLKELHGQEIPNILYSGATVQEEVGLRGAQTSAQMIKPDLFYALDASPANDATGGKDAFGHLGKGALLRIFDRTMITHKGMREFVLDTAESNNIPYQYFISPGGTDAGRVHLVNEGVPSAVVGICSRYIHTSGSIIHIDDYAAAKELLVKLVKTSDKSTFETLIGHTL, translated from the coding sequence ATGAATCAAGAAACATTAGCTTTATTTAAGACTTTAACTGAACTGCAAGGGGCTTCAGGATTTGAGCATGAGGTGCGCGGTTTTGTGCGTAAGGAGCTTTCAAAGTATACAGAGGAAATTGTCCAAGATCGACTTGGAAGTATTTTTGGCGTTCAACGTGGAGACGAAAACGGCCCAACAGTGATGGTTGCAGGGCACATGGATGAAGTAGGTTTTATGGTAACGTCAATAAATGATAAAGGTCTGATCAAATTCCAAACACTTGGTGGTTGGTGGAGTCAGGTTTTATTAGCTCAACGAGTTCAAATTATGACAGATAATGGACCGGTTATCGGTGTAATTGGTTCCACTCCTCCTCACCTATTAGAGGAAAGTCAGCGTAATAAACCAATGCCACTGAAACAAATGTATATTGATATTGGTGCAGACGACAAAGAGGAAGCGATTAAGCTAGGCATTACTCCAGGTCAACAAATTGTGCCTGTAAGTGAATTTACCCCGCTTGCAAATCCTAAAAAAATTCTAGCCAAGGCATGGGATAATCGTTACGGTGTAGGTTTAGCTATTGAATTGTTAAAAGAACTTCATGGTCAAGAAATTCCTAACATTTTATATTCAGGTGCAACGGTTCAGGAAGAAGTTGGTCTTCGTGGAGCACAAACATCTGCTCAAATGATTAAACCAGATCTATTTTATGCACTAGATGCAAGCCCTGCAAACGATGCAACAGGTGGAAAAGATGCGTTTGGTCATTTAGGTAAAGGTGCACTTCTACGCATTTTTGACCGTACAATGATTACACATAAAGGCATGCGCGAATTTGTTTTAGATACGGCTGAATCAAACAATATTCCGTATCAATATTTTATCTCACCAGGTGGAACAGATGCAGGTCGAGTACATTTAGTAAATGAAGGTGTGCCTTCAGCGGTTGTGGGTATTTGTTCGCGTTACATCCACACGTCTGGATCAATCATTCATATAGATGATTATGCTGCTGCAAAAGAATTACTTGTTAAACTAGTGAAGACTTCAGACAAATCAACTTTTGAAACATTAATCGGCCACACTTTATGA
- a CDS encoding PepSY domain-containing protein — protein sequence MKKLSFGLGIGFLLGYFLRPTISKERISPEKALKKAKTTAATQHTISGSWIHMNPESVERYGLQYEVYRGGISTSTPDGTIQYEFIVETKNGTLLELTQS from the coding sequence ATGAAAAAGCTATCCTTTGGTCTCGGTATTGGATTTTTACTCGGCTACTTTCTCCGTCCTACTATCTCAAAAGAACGGATTTCACCTGAGAAAGCACTAAAAAAAGCAAAAACAACAGCTGCCACACAACATACGATAAGCGGCTCATGGATACATATGAATCCAGAAAGCGTCGAGCGGTATGGTCTTCAATATGAAGTGTATCGTGGAGGAATTTCTACCTCTACACCAGATGGTACGATTCAATATGAATTTATTGTCGAAACCAAAAATGGAACATTGTTAGAACTGACACAATCTTAA